Proteins co-encoded in one Prunus persica cultivar Lovell chromosome G6, Prunus_persica_NCBIv2, whole genome shotgun sequence genomic window:
- the LOC109949659 gene encoding uncharacterized protein LOC109949659 translates to MYPNLFPPLAKGRRGRWGINPFANNDRNRLGANWRNRLDFEEEVMPRPHRMEQRDEHNQPELGLNLHPINALNDARALQRMIKEMMEPKARKGERPAYRKPYPAYIDQMPLSPGFKVPNFALFNGEDTHALSVQHIGRFSIQCITVENNPLLKLMLFGNSLSGQAFTWYPNLPANSIQTWEQMENAFHDNYFRIQQEVTISDLAAHKQREDEPTQDFITKFRKLKMKCQIPMEERHFIQMAQIALKISLRKRFDGLLFGDLAELAYKTSKYEEFLREEQQMRNSSKGAYYKMPSSSVHLAEVKTEKGTESLEEREVAVAEMAKLTYHISCKALTKPPKDQKPPPFTRGFVPNKPAENKVYSFDLTKVDTLFDGMLFQKAIETPHRLPKLEELKGRQYCRWHNSWNHSTKSCVVFRDVTQEGITGGRLKLAGKPPTLTTYPFPQSQVNMVNLDWPEQQKGKRVAEVSPNINRIVRKEANQK, encoded by the coding sequence ATGTACCCCAATCTATTTCCTCCACTAGCAAAAGGCAGAAGAGGCAGATGGGGAATCAACCCTTTTGCCAATAATGACAGGAATAGGTTGGGGGCAAACTGGAGAAATCGTCTAGATTTCGAAGAGGAAGTCATGCCTAGACCACACAGAATGGAACAGAGGGATGAACACAATCAGCCAGAACTAGGTTTGAACCTACACCCTATCAACGCCTTAAATGACGCGAGAGCACTACAAAGAATGATCAAAGAGATGATGGAGCCTAAAGccagaaaaggagaaaggccCGCCTACAGAAAGCCATATCCAGCTTATATTGATCAGATGCCATTATCCCCAGGATTTAAGGTACCAAACTTCGCTTTGTTCAACGGAGAAGACACCCATGCGTTATCAGTTCAACATATAGGCAGATTCTCTATCCAGTGCATAACCGTAGAGAATAATCCTCTGCTAAAGCTCATGCTTTTTGGAAATTCTCTCTCTGGACAAGCCTTTACTTGGTACCCTAACCTACCAGCCAACTCCATTCAAACATGGGAACAGATGGAAAATGCTTTCCATGATAACTATTTCAGAATTCAGCAagaagtcaccatcagtgacCTTGCTGCCCATAAGCAGAGAGAAGATGAGCCTACCCAAGACTTCATAACCAAGTTCagaaagctcaaaatgaaATGTCAGATCCCTATGGAAGAAAGGCACTTCATTCAGATGGCTCAAATTGCCCTCAAGATTTCTCTAAGGAAGAGATTTGATGGCCTGCTATTTGGAGATCTGGCAGAATTGGCATACAAGACTTCTAAATATGAGGAGTTTCTCAGGGAAGAACAACAAATGAGAAATTCCTCAAAAGGAGCATATTACAAGATGCCATCTTCTTCAGTACATTTGGCTGAAGTTAAGACAGAAAAAGGTACAGAAAGCTTAGAAGAGAGGGAAGTTGCAGTGGCAGAAATGGCGAAATTAACATATCATATCAGCTGCAAGGCTCTAACAAAACCACCAAAGGATCAGAAGCCACCACCATTTACAAGGGGATTTGTTCCAAACAAACCAGCAGAGAACAAGGTCTATTCTTTCGATTTAACCAAGGTTGACACTTTGTTTGATGGGATGCTTTTCCAAAAGGCAATAGAGACACCTCACAGGTTGCCCAAGCTAGAGGAACTCAAGGGAAGACAGTATTGCAGatggcacaactcttggaaccacTCCACCAAgagttgtgttgttttcagaGACGTAACACAAGAAGGAATAACGGGAGGAAGGCTAAAACTAGCTGGGAAGCCTCCCACATTAACCACCTACCCGTTTCCCCAATCTCAAGTTAACATGGTCAACTTAGATTGGCCAGAACAACAGAAAGGCAAGCGGGTAGCAGAAGTCAGCCCCAACATAAACAGAATAGTTAGAAAGGAGGCAAATCAGAAATGA